The stretch of DNA GCCACAGGAGGGGGTGAgggggctctatgggagatgtaggGGTGCCTGGGGTAGTACTGGGGTAAGGGGTGCCACAGGAGGGGGTGAgggggctctatgggagatgtaggGGTGCCTGGGGTAGGGTGCCAGTCGGTGCTTACCAGGCCCAAGGCGGAGGGCGGTACAAGCCCGACGCTCAAGGCGTTCCAAGCCGCAGACAGCTGCTCCAGGCTACACTCAGACATCCCGCCGGCTGAGGGGAGAGCGGGCGCCTAGTAGTGACGTCACTCCGGGGCCATTAGTAATGACAGTGACAGGGAGCGGACTCCCATAACCATGGAGACCAGAGACGCGCTGAAGACAACGGAACGCCATGACGCCATCACGTAGGCTGTAGGTCTGGTCACATGGGTAGATTCTGCAGCGCTGATAGGCTGCCTGGGTCCGTGTGGGTACAAACAGGAGGGAGCTGCCGGCTGGAGATTTGAGCGGGTCCGGGGCCGGGAGCTGGGGCTGAGTGCGGGGAGACATGAGCCAACAGGGGGCCGCCCTTCAGACTTACAACAACGAGCTGGTCAAGTGTAAGCGATTTCCCCCTCTTATGTACTGCCTTGTACCCCCCTACTtcacccctgtgtgtgccaggctgTACCCCAAAATACTAAGCATTCCCTATGGGTGCCAGGCTGTACCCCAAAATACTAAGCATTCCCTATGGGTGCCAGGCTGTACCCCAAAATACTAACCATTCCCTATGGGTGCCAGGCTGTACCCATATTGTAACCCAGTGTGTCAGACTGTACCCCCAAGTGTACTAGTTATCCCTGTGTGTGTCAGACTGTACCCCCAAGTGTACTAGTTATCCCTGTGTGTGTCAGACTGTACCCCCAAGTGTACTAGTTATCCCTGTGTGTGTCAGACTGTACCCCCAAGTGTACTAGTTATCCCTGTGTGTGTCAGACTGTACCCCCAAGTGTACTAGTTATCCCTGTGTGTGTCAGACTGTACCCCCAAGTGTACTAGTTATCCCTGTGTGTGTCAGACTGTACCCCCAAGTGTACTAGTTATCCCTTGTGTCAGACTGTACCCCCAAGTGTACTAGTTATCCCTGTGTGTGTCAGACTGTACCCCAAGTGTACTAGTTATCCCTGTGTGTGTCAGACTGTACCCCCAAGTGTACTAGTTATCCCTTGTGTCAGACTGTACCCCCAAGTGTACTAGTTATCCCTGTGTGTGTCAGACTGTACCCCCAAGTGTACTAGTTATCCCTGTGTGTGTCAGACTGTACCCCCAAGTGTACTAGTTATCCCTGTGTGTGTCAGACTGTACCCCCAAGTGTACTAGTTATCCCTGTGTGTGTCAGACTGTACCCCCAAGTGTACTAGTTATCCCTGTGTGTGTCAGACTGTACCCCCAAGTGTACTAGTTATCCCTTGTGTCAGACTGTACCCCCAAGTGTACTAGTTATCCCTTGTGTCAGACTGTACCCCCAAGTGTACTAGTTATCCCTTGTGTCAGACTGTACCCCCAAGTGTACTAGTTATCCCTTGTGTCAGACTGTACCCCCAAGTGTACTAGTTATTCCCAGTGTACTAGGCCGCCCCCAACCAAATGTACTAGCCAGGCTGTACCCCCAAATGTACATGTTGTACCCCAAATATACCAGGCTTTACTTATGCCAGGCTGTGGGACTGCTGTGTGTCAGACTCCCCCATACCCACGTGCACCCCCAGATGTAACAGTGCCACTGCGCCGCTCACCTCCCTGTGTTGCCCCGGGGCAGGTATAGAGGACCTGTGCAGTAAGAGAGATGAGTTGAACGGGCAGATCCAGCAGGAGGAGGAAGAGAAGCACAAGCTGCAGAACGACATCCGGATCCTCACAGAGAAACTCTCCCGAGTCAATGAGAACCTGGCCAGGAAGATGGCGTCGCGCAACGAGTTCGAAAAAACCATCGCCGAGACAGAGGCCGCCTACATGAAGGTATTGTACTGGGGGGCAATTGCTTTCTGCCCCACTGAGGGGTAGGGTATATGCATGGGGGGCACGGGAGCTGCTCTGAGACTGGGAATTTTCTGTTTCCCTAGATTCTGGAAAGTTCTCAGACGTTACTGAATGTCCTGAAGAGAGAAGCCGGGAATCTGGGCAAAGCCAGCGACCTGCGGGGCAATGTGACGCAATCGTGAGAGCCCCCGCGCCTTCCTGCCCCCACCCACCCCGGCGCATTCAGCAATCGGGCCGAGTTATATTTTCATATACAGAATATTCACTTTAATAAAGATAATATGTTCGGAATGTTCTATTTGGATTTTAGCAGAAAACTTGGAAAAATGCAGTTTTATATAGTTTGGTGAATAAACCTGCTTCTTGCATTCTATCTCTATCTCTTCCTGTGGCCCTCCAGCCGGCCCCCCCTCCTGCACCCTCATTGGTCCAGCTCATCCCACAGCATCAATACAGTTACCTAGAGGGACACCCAGTCCActtacaggtacaggtactgttttattattacagagaaaagggaatcatttaaccatgaaataaacccaatagggctgttctgcccccaataaggggtaattatatcttagttgggatcaagtacaggtactgttttattattacagagaaaagggaatcatttaaccatgacataaacccaatagggctgttctgccccaataaggggtaattatatcttagttgggatcaagtacaggtactgttttattattacagagaaaagggaattatttaaccattaaataaacccaatagggctgttctgcccccaataaggggtaattatatcttagttgggatcaagtacaggtactgttttattattacagagaaaagggaatcatttaaccattaaataaacccaatagggctgttctgcccccaataaggggtaattatatcttagttgggatcaagtacaggtactgttttattattacagagaaaagggaatcatttaaccatgaaataaacccaatagggctgttctgccccaataaggggtaattatatcttagttgggatcaagtacaggtactgttttattattacagagaaaagggaatcatttaaccattaaataaacccaatagggctgttctgccccaataaggggtaattatatcttagttgggatcaagtacaggtactgttttattattacagagaaaagggaatcatttaaccattaaataaacccaatagggctgttctgccccaataaggggtaattatatcttagttggaatcaagtacaggtactgttttatatgttacaatagagggcactttattcactatatattataaggaactcctcgggggcttataatatccctttatgttacaatagggggcactttattcactatatattataaggaactcctcggtgacttataatatccctatatgttacaatagggggcactttattcactatatattataaggaacccctcgggggcttataatatccctatatgttacaatagggggcactttattcactatatattataaggaacccctcgggggcttataatatccctatatgttacaatagggggcactttattcactatatattataaggaacccctcgggggcttataatatccctatatgttacaatagggggcactttattcactatatattataaggaacccctcgggggcttataatatccctatatgttacaatagggggcactttattcactatatattataaggaacccctcgggggcttataatatccctatatgttacaatagggggtactttattcactatatattataaggaactcctcgggggcttataatatccctatatgttacaatagggggcactttattcactatatattataaggaactcctcgggggcttataatatccctatatgttacaatagggggcactttattcactatatattataaggaactcctcgggggcttataatatccctatatgttacaatagggggtactttattcactatataatttatgatggcctttccgtaatcctgaactttctggataacttggCCATGGTCCAGTGTATCCACAGTACTGGGAAGGCTGCCGAGCTGTTTGGGTGGAGCCATGAGTTCTCTGGTACAGACATGTTGGTGCCGTAGTGTTGCTCCCCACGCTGGGTTCAGACTGACAATCTTATCACAATGCCAATAATGAGTGTCCCCACTGCACAACCAAGAGCGAGGCCTCTAGTGAGGATGAGTGTGCGCGTGTGTTGTGCTGCCCCCGCAGGAGTAGGCGATGTGCCCTCGGAGGAGGTAGAACTTTGGCTGAACTCTATAGACTCCACATTCCCAGGATCAACATCTCCTTGCTCTGTAATGGATACAGAAGGGGAAAAGGTCCAGTGGGGCTAGAATGGATTGTGGCCTCTGATATTAAACAGCACAATCTTGTTCTGCAGTTCTACAGACTGAGGCATTATGGGATGTATTTGTACTGACTGGCACTGGCTTTTTATGTACTAGAGCTGGGAATCCATATATGTTGCAGAGAGGTGGctttgggctctggcacacggggaactccctgttcgcgggcgactaatctccccagattgccatcccaccggcaaaaatggcatttcggggagattagtcgctgtgccagagcccttagggagaagacacacggagctacttagtagcagctacttgtcactgctaataaaccccagaaaatcccctgccatagacaactgctaaaacacacatagacagggtaggactgggcggcccagacctgacccttgccagcgTTCCCCCAGCccaccgttcctcccctgacgcgttaaacttatgcacgctcaggggaggatgtaagttgggggaccctgcgggggctAAGGGATgctctgcggggggttagggggtgtgggggatgcggctagctgggggcacctgcagggcccctggggcggcagccccggtgtgccctgcaccccctagtctgaccctgcgcatagagacaattatcagtaaacgatcagaattgtctgttttagtagccgtgacaaatagctgctaccagtagctccgtgtgtcttcccccttacagTAACTTGCTTAGAGAGACATGTTGTACAGAGCCAGCACCACAAATGGTTTAACTGGGAAACCAATGGTCTTGTCTCTCTCACAATAGAGTGCAATATACAATAGCAGCACAAATACATATGCCCCCCCATTTACCTGTAGGGCAGCCTTCCTGATAAACAGACGGCTTGTTGTCTATCTTCTGTGGTATCTCTACTCTCTCGCTGGCCCGTGTCTGTGCCTGGAACGGTATTCAAATACAGGACTTTATGAGCATATGAAACGGATGGTTCCTCCTCTCTGTGCAGAACAAGAACTGAAAGACACACACTGTATTGttatccctgtgtgtgtgtgagatggttatacagtaatatttataaataaaggggtgggttcaactttatgttatagaatggccaatttaagcaacttttcaattggtctttattgtttattttttatagtttatggttatttgccttctttttctaattctttgcagctttcaaatgggggtcactgaccccgacagccaaaacctattgctctgtgaggctccagttttattgttaatttttattccttatctttctattcagccctctcctattcatataccagtctctcattcaaaccactccctggttgctaaggtaatttggaccatagcaaccagatagctgctaaaacaatAAATtagagagcagctgaacaaaaagcgagaTAACTaacaaacaacaaataataaaaaataaagaccaattacaaattgtctcagtattgcgctctacaccatactaaaagttaacgtaaaggtgaccaacccctttaagcacATAGGGCAGATAAACTCATGGTGCggggaactcctcgggggcttataatatccctatatgttacaatagggggtactttattcactatatattataaggaacccctcggggacttataatatccctatatgttacagtagggggcactttattcactatatattataaggaactcctcggggacttataatatccctatatgttacagtagggggcactttattcactatatattataaggaactcctcgggggcttataatatccctatatgttacaatagggggcactttattcactatattttataaggaactcctcgggggcttataatatctctatatgttacaatagggggcactttattcactatatattataaggaactcctcgggggcttataatatccctatatgttacaatagggggcactttattcactatatattataaggaactcctcgggggcttataatatccctatatgttacaatagggggcactttattcactatatattataaggaactcctcgggggcttataatatctctatatgttacaatagggggcactttattcactatatattataaggaactcctcgggggcttataatatccctatatgttacaatagggggcactttattcactatatattataaggaacccctcggggacttataatatctctatatgttacaatagggggtactttattcactatatataactatccctgtgtgtgtgtgagatggTTATACagtagtatttataaataaaggggtgggttcacctttacgttatagaaaggccaatttaagcaacttttcaattggtctttattgtttattttttatagtttatggttatttgccttctttttctaattctttgcagctttcaaatgggggtcactgaccccgacagccaaaacctattgctctgtgaggctccagttttattgttactttttattccttatctttctattcagccctctcctattcatatacctgtctctcattcaaaccattccctggttgctaaggtaatttggaccatagcaaccagatagctgctaaaacaatAAATtagagagcagctgaacaaaaagcgagaTAACTaacaaacaacaaataataaaaaataaagaccaattacaaattgtctcagtattgcgctctacaccatactaaaagttaacgtaaaggtgaccaacccctttaagcacATAGGGCAGATAAACTCATGGTGCGGGGAGTGGAGTGTCAGGGGGCAGAAATAACAGCGTTGCTACAGTGTGTGAAGGCCAGACGAGTCTCACATACACATATTTATCTGCAGCTCAGATTACGGCCAAGAAAAGCAGTTGGAAAGGGCCCCACCTCCTCAGAGGCTCTCTTCCAGTCAATCTTAAACACAAATATTATCAGGAAAATGCTCTGGGCTATTCCACATGCCAGAATCCCAAACCAGAACCCTGGAGGGAAAGAGAAGAGAATATCAGAACTGGATACAGACCCACTTGCTGTTGTTTCCATTACAGATTAGTCATTAGAAATAACACAGGGTGAGCAATGGGAACAGGCTACACGGTTAGtttaaagggaccctgccatgatatttatggggtacatcttatctctaaatgaccctgttacacagcaaataattccctctgccatttaatctTTTATTCTAGagccaaaaatgtatttgtagcagtaatattggtgtgtaggcgccatctcagtgccttgtgcctgagtctgagctttcagccagcgctacacattagaactgctttcagctaacctattgtttctcctactcccatgtaactggaggagtcccaagccggacttggatttcttactattgagtgctattctgatacctactgggagctgctatcttgctcccttcccattgttctgctgatcggctgctggggtgaggggggggatattactccaacttgcagcgcagcagtaaagtgtgcctgagtctgagctttcagccagcgctacacattagaactgctttcagctaacctattgtttctcctactcccatgtaactggaggagtcccaagccggacttggatttcttactattgagtgctattctgatacctactgggagctgctatcttgctcccttcccattgttctgctgatcggctgctgggggtgaggggggggatatcactccaacttgcagcgcagcagtaaagtgtgcctgagtctgagctttcagccagcgctacacattagaactgctttcagctaacctattgtttctcctactcccatgtaactggaggagtcccaagccggacttggatttcttactattgagtgctattctgatacctactgggagctgctatcttgctcccttcccattgttctgctgatcggctgctgggggtgagggggggggatatcactccaacttgcagcgcagcagtaaagtgtgcctgagtctgagctttcagccagcgctacacattagaactgctttcagctaacctattgtttctcctactcccatgtaactggaggagtcccaagccggacttggatttcttactattgagtgctattctgatacctactgggagctgctatcttgctcccttcccattgttctgctgatcggctgctgggggtgagggggggggatatcactccaacttgcagcgcagcagtaaagtgtgcctgagtctgagctttcagccagcgctacacattagaactgctttcagctaacctattgtttctcctactcccatgtaactggaggagtcccaagccggacttggatttcttactattgagtgctattctgatacctactgggagctgctatcttgctcccttcccattgttctgctgatcggctgctgggggtgagggggggggatatcactccaacttgcagcgcagcagtaaagtgtgcctgagtctgagctttcagccagcgctacacattagaactgctttcagctaacctattgtttctcctactcccatgtaactggaggagtcccaagccggacttggatttcttactattgagtgctattctgatacctactgggagctgctatcttgctcccttcccattgttctgctgatcggctgctgggggggagggggggatatcactccaacttgcagcgcagcagtaaagtgtgcctgagtctgagctttcagaaggagccagcgctacacattagaactgctttcaggtaagctattgtttctcctactaatAATAACTTACCTACGAAGCCAGGGGAATACCGGACAGAGTCTGGGAGCCTTGGGGGGGACATTTATCCCTTACCCTACCTCTCTTCtttcatatatatttgtatatatgtatatatatgatttGTAACCCTCTTTACTGGTGAATTATACTGGCACTCTGTGTAAACTGGCAACTCTACCATATGtttggttgttgtttttttacttaaaatataAATACCATAAAAAATTGGCGGGTATCACAAGGGGCGGGCATGACAAGGGGCGGGCATGACAAGGGGCGGGCATACCGATTATGCCCAGCTTAGCAGCAAACATCAGCGATATCCCGAGGGGAAGGCCAATGACATAATATCCGACAGTGTGAGAGATGGCTCCAACCTTCAGCTTCCCAGAGCCCCGCAGGATCCCTCCGCACGCAGcctgcacacacaaacacagcacATCACCTACTTGAGTGGGTTAAATTTCTGCTATTCGAGCCCAAATACACAGGAAAGTACCATGCACAGCGGGTGATTTATGAAGGTATAGAATATGTGATTATGAGTTAGACGTACCACGCACGCGTCGAAGAGAAGGCAGGCTGAGTATACTGGGAGCACGTAACTGACAAGCGCCACTATGTTCCTGTAATGGGCAAATAGTGTTACTGTAAGTGACCTTCCCTCTAGCTGCCCATATTTAACCACCCTGTCTGAACTGACATTTAGAATAGCCCCTGGCAGAACAGgtacccaacagtgaatgctgcctgctgattggctgctataggttactgctcctggacaaacttagccccatatattgaaaatatataaGCACAACCACATACTTACGGGTCTGAAGTGAAGATATAGGCAACTACATCCTTCAGGGTTGCAAGCAAGATGCCTGACAGTAACGCACACAACTCTGCAAAGgaaacacagtagggctcatttataaacatcgggcaaatttgcacctgggcagtaacccatagcaaccaatcagtgatgagtttttttcagccagctccaagctgaataatgaaaacaaacatctgattggttgtcataaGTTACTGCTTAGGTGCAAATATGCCCATTGCTTTTAAATAACCCCCAGTGCATTTTAGGCTCACCATCCAGGGCCTTCTGATGGGATTATGGTTATTTACTGAAGTGAGCACAGACAGAAGCTACATGCACTTACCTGTCATACACAGCACAACAAGGGCCGACCTCTTTGCTTGTTCAGTGTTCCCAGCCCCCAGCCCGTGTCCTACCCGGATGCTGCCTGCAATGCACAGTCCTAAAGGTATCTGCAAATACAAATACTGACTGTCACAGAACAGCAGAGAAGATCCCATGTACCAAAGAGGGGCCATCACCTGACTGGGCAGAGAGTGGACTGAAAAAAGCCAAATGCAGGAAACCGTAACCTTGGGATCTGAGAATGTAAAAAGAGATTAAAATAATGAGAGGAAAGAGCACAGCAGAATGTAATAACTGGTTAATCAGAGTGCTGACCAAGGGGCTGTTGGTTGGGCAAAGTGATATAAAGGGTTGCTGTCACTTTCTTCCTctgcagtctccatcttgccctactgtctccatcttgccctactgtctccatcttgccctactgtctccatcttgccctactgtccccatcttgccctactgtctccatcttgccctactgtccccatcttgccctactgtctccatcttgccctactgtctccatcttgccctactgtctccatcttgccctactgtctccatcttgccctactgtccccatcttgccctactgtctccatcttgccctactgtccccatcttgccctactgtctccatcttgccctactgtctccatcttgccctactgtctccatcttgccctactgtctccatcttgccctactgtccccatcttgccctactgtctccatcttgccctactgtctccatcttgccctactgtccccatcttgccctactgtctccatcttgccctactgtccccatcttgccctactgtctccatcttgccctactgtctccatcttgccctactgtctccatcttgccctactgtccccatcttgccctactgtctccatcttgccctactgtccccatcttgccctactgtccccatcttgtcctactgtccccatcttgcccttctgtccccatcttgccctactgtctccttttcTCCCTACTGCCTCCAGTCAAAACCAATAATTGGGCTGCTGTGTTTTACCAGGTAGAGCACATATAAAGGAAAGGCCCAGGCAGACAGAAAGCTTAGTTGTACAGAGTGGTACATGTATCCTGAATCCAGATGGTGAATATGTATGGCCCACATAGTAAAATGGCTTCACACCATCCAATAATCTTACCAAATAAACAACAATGGCAACTTGGTATATAATGGCCTGGGCAGCAAGATCAACCATGCCAAGTACTCCTGTGGGGAACAAGGAAAAGCATATTAGTGCACTGACCTATGGGGAGCcctatttgtgcaatttttgctTAGAATAACTGTATCAATACGTTCTTATATACTCTACTGTACAGGTTTAACTGAAAAAAACTGTGATATGCAACTTTTGTAAAGGCTTT from Xenopus tropicalis strain Nigerian chromosome 8, UCB_Xtro_10.0, whole genome shotgun sequence encodes:
- the ssna1 gene encoding Sjoegren syndrome nuclear autoantigen 1 (The RefSeq protein has 1 substitution compared to this genomic sequence) → MSQQGAALQTYNNELVKCIEDLCSKRDELNGQIQQEEEEKHKLQNDIRILTEKLSRVNENLARKMASRNEFDKTIAETEAAYMKILESSQTLLNVLKREAGNLGKASDLRGNVTQS
- the slc47a2 gene encoding multidrug and toxin extrusion protein 1 isoform X2, with protein sequence MEGQAAETNHRAETVVRAELCLSAEQGPETTAYSQKRCLFLPMEVWQEAQKLLALAAPAIINITGVAVGTGLAGACDTLISQTFGGSNLKLVGIILQRGILILLLFCFPCWALLINTESILLLFRQDPEVSRLTQIYVLIFLPALPAAFLYQLLAKYLQNQGIIYPQVLTGFIANIFNALFNYILLYVLGLGVMGSACANTVSQFIQMILLFLYIVWRRLYADTWGGWSQACFEEWGAFIRLAVASMLMLCIEWWAFEISMFLAGVLGMVDLAAQAIIYQVAIVVYLIPLGLCIAGSIRVGHGLGAGNTEQAKRSALVVLCMTELCALLSGILLATLKDVVAYIFTSDPNIVALVSYVLPVYSACLLFDACVAACGGILRGSGKLKVGAISHTVGYYVIGLPLGISLMFAAKLGIIGFWFGILACGIAQSIFLIIFVFKIDWKRASEEAQTRASERVEIPQKIDNKPSVYQEGCPTEQGDVDPGNVESIEFSQSSTSSEGTSPTPAGAAQHTRTLILTRGLALGCAVGTLIIGIVIRLSV